Below is a genomic region from Ancylomarina subtilis.
ATTGGGATAACTTTAATGAAGATGCTATTTTTAGGCTGACTTTTCCACAGAAGGGGATGCTTTCGAAAAAATATTTCGACAAGATGGCTGAATTAATTCGCAACGAAGCCCCGACTAAAGAAATTACAAAAGCATCAAACGAAATCCGACTTACCCTAAATCCCAACCCATCAGGACAAGCCCATAACGTTCCTGTTTTGAATGGAGAAGAATTAATGGGTGCTCAGCATAAGTACAACGAAACCATGTTGTTTTTTCCAACTCAGGGGCAAACGTGCCATGCCTATTGCACATTCTGTTTCCGCTGGCCACAATTTACAGGATTGGAAGGTTTAAAGTTTGCCATGAAAGAAGTGGATCTTGTCATTGCCTATCTAAAGAAACATCCTGAGGTAACTGACCTGCTGTTTACAGGAGGTGATCCTATGGTGATGAAATCAAAAGTCTTCAAAACCTATATCGATGCGATTCTTGAAGCTGATCTTCCTAATCTTAAAACCATTCGTATTGGTTCAAAAACCTTGGCATACTGGCCATATCGCTATACAAAAGATGACGATGCTTCCGAACTACTTGAGGTATTCAGATCGATTACTGATGCCGGATTAAGTCTGTCGTTTATGGCACATTTCAACCATATTAGTGAATTGAAAACTGCTGCTGTAGCCCAGGCAACAAAGGCCATTCGCGAAACAGGTGCTAATATCAGGACCCAATCGCCACTACTGAAACACCTAAACAATGATGCCGATATGTGGGCAAACATGTGGCGAAAGCAGGTCGACATGGGAATGATTCCTTATTATATGTTTATGGCTCGTGAGACGGGTGCTCAGGAATATTTCGGATTAACCCTTGAAGAAGCTTGGACGATTTTTCGCGATGCTTACTCACAAGTAAGTGGCATTTGTCGCACGGTTCGCGGACCAGTGATGTCAGCAAACCCGGGTAAAGTTCAAGTATTAGGCATCACCGAGATTAATGGTGAAAAACAGTATGTTCTAAATTTCTTGCAAGGACGAAATCCCAAATGGGTCGGACAACCCTTCTTTGCAAAATACAACGATAAAGCGCTTTGGTTAAGCGATCTTGAACCTGCCTTTGCTGATAAGTTCATGTACGAAGACTAATCCAAACACAATAAAACAAAAAGCCATCGCTCAATAATGAACGATGGCTTTAAATATATTCGAGAGTTAATCCTCTTTCTATTACTGATCATCTTCCTCTTCCGCTTCAATCTCCACAATCTCAGGAGCAAGCATATAATAATCCACATAATCCTGAATTCGAACATTCATTTCCGTTGTGAAAACAATCCGTTGTGATTCTGGAATACTGGTTGTCAATCGATCGATCTGAGATGTAATTTCGTGCTTAAACACAGCCTGTGCATCGTCGATAATATACATTTTCAAACGATTCAAATTCATTCCCGAACTGGAATAAAGTTCATTCAAAAACTTCGCAGGTCCTATTAACACATCGCAGCCGGCATACACTCTGTCGCGTTGTTTCAAAATATTCTCACCCTGAAAAACAGCGAAAACACGTAAATCGGTATGTTCAGCCAAAATATCGAACTGCTCTTTCAACGCCTCAGCCTTTGCTCTATCTTCCACAACAA
It encodes:
- a CDS encoding DEAD/DEAH box helicase encodes the protein MFLKKLDEQLTIALEQEGFEKPTPIQKQSIGKMKSGRDCLFIAPEKSGKTSAIVITLIQKLKEAFEDVPRALIVVEDRAKAEALKEQFDILAEHTDLRVFAVFQGENILKQRDRVYAGCDVLIGPAKFLNELYSSSGMNLNRLKMYIIDDAQAVFKHEITSQIDRLTTSIPESQRIVFTTEMNVRIQDYVDYYMLAPEIVEIEAEEEDDQ
- a CDS encoding KamA family radical SAM protein, which codes for MNKFTTQKHIFSMKYKVYTQKSFKKIPQIQNLSAEQIFDIEVLGEIFPFKVNNYVIDELIDWDNFNEDAIFRLTFPQKGMLSKKYFDKMAELIRNEAPTKEITKASNEIRLTLNPNPSGQAHNVPVLNGEELMGAQHKYNETMLFFPTQGQTCHAYCTFCFRWPQFTGLEGLKFAMKEVDLVIAYLKKHPEVTDLLFTGGDPMVMKSKVFKTYIDAILEADLPNLKTIRIGSKTLAYWPYRYTKDDDASELLEVFRSITDAGLSLSFMAHFNHISELKTAAVAQATKAIRETGANIRTQSPLLKHLNNDADMWANMWRKQVDMGMIPYYMFMARETGAQEYFGLTLEEAWTIFRDAYSQVSGICRTVRGPVMSANPGKVQVLGITEINGEKQYVLNFLQGRNPKWVGQPFFAKYNDKALWLSDLEPAFADKFMYED